CTCGCGCAGTTCCGCCTGCTCCCGCCGCTCTGCCACCGCCTTCTTGCTGAGACGAATGCGGCGGCCCGCCGGATCGACCTCGAGCACCACGACCTCCACCTCGCTGCCGATCGGGAACGCTTTTCGGATGTCCACGTCGCGCTCCACGCCCGTTTCGGCGAGCGGCATCAAGCCAGTGCGCCCCGGCGACAGGAACACGAACACGCCGAACTTCTCGTGACGCTCCACCTTGCCGGTCACGATCGCACCGGGCACAATCGCACCCTGCGACGACGCGGCGCCGGCGGCCCGCGCGGACCCTTCTTCTACGAGCGCGATGCCCATGCGCTTCTGCGCAGTGTCGATGCTCAGGATCTCGAACGCCCCGGTCATGCCCACGGCCACCGACTTGGCCCAGCCGCCAGGGCGCCCCGTGGGGGCAAATGTGGAGGCGTGCGCCAACGCTTCGATACCCGGCTCCAGCTCCACGAAGGCGCCGAACTCCGCCACGCGCGTGACACGGCCGGTGCGCACCTGGCCCACCTCGTAGGTGGTGGCCACCGTCGTCCAGGGATCGTCCAGGAGCTGCTTCAACCCGAGCGAGATCCTCTGCGCGGCATCGTCCACGCGCAGCACCTTCACGGTGATCTGCTCACCGGGCGCGACGATATCGTTGGGATTGGCAACGCGCGACCAGCCCATTTCGGACACATGGAGCAAGCCCTGGATGCCACCGCCAAGGTCCACGAAGGCGCCAAAGTCCAGCACCGATGCGACCCGTCCGGTGAGCACCGCGCCTGGCACGATGGACTTGCGTACGTCCGCGGCGCTGGCGCGCTGCTCCTCCTCGAGGTGCTTGCGCCGGGAGACCACGATGTTCTTCCCGCCGTCCTTGTACTCGATGATGCGGAACGTGTAGAGCTGCCCTTCGTGCGCCGCCGGGTCCGCGGTGCGGACAATGTCGATCTGCGAGAGCGGACAGAACGCGCGCTCGCGGGCGATGCGCACCTCGTAGCCGCCCTTCACGACTTTCTCCACCTTGCCTTCCACGGCGAGGCCGGCCTGGAACGCATCCTGGAGCTCCCGCTGCGTGGCGGCGTTGCGCACGCCCCTACGCGAGAGCACGATACCGCCACGCGTGGAGACGACGATCGCCTGGATGGGATCGCCGACCGACACCTCGACGTCGCCGTCGGCGTCCTTCAGTTCCGCGAGGTCGATCTGGGCCTCACCCTTCCCGCC
Above is a window of Luteitalea sp. DNA encoding:
- a CDS encoding S1 RNA-binding domain-containing protein, with translation MSEQEEDFAAMFEASVNARQFDRGQTIEGTIVAFGPEVAFVNVGGKGEAQIDLAELKDADGDVEVSVGDPIQAIVVSTRGGIVLSRRGVRNAATQRELQDAFQAGLAVEGKVEKVVKGGYEVRIARERAFCPLSQIDIVRTADPAAHEGQLYTFRIIEYKDGGKNIVVSRRKHLEEEQRASAADVRKSIVPGAVLTGRVASVLDFGAFVDLGGGIQGLLHVSEMGWSRVANPNDIVAPGEQITVKVLRVDDAAQRISLGLKQLLDDPWTTVATTYEVGQVRTGRVTRVAEFGAFVELEPGIEALAHASTFAPTGRPGGWAKSVAVGMTGAFEILSIDTAQKRMGIALVEEGSARAAGAASSQGAIVPGAIVTGKVERHEKFGVFVFLSPGRTGLMPLAETGVERDVDIRKAFPIGSEVEVVVLEVDPAGRRIRLSKKAVAERREQAELREYAARPDAAPTASLGSLADNLRRALKGR